The sequence cttaacatggccgattgtcttgttgttaggaggaaaagagtggaagccgtattatggggcgacctgctcccctagagttagtaaaggagtgtcaggagggtgggacctatactgtattgattttgaacatattttgatattacaaatcattcattaatagcttttaaacacactttgcatttctgggttctcgacgttctccagattgtaacgaggaagagactatactagactcggatgctttgttggtgtactttgGTGTTGGTGTGTcataagtactctattgttcatgaagcttatttttgaaaaatcttccaaggggggggggggggtggtttgTCTTTCTGTTAATACACCCAACTCCTTGGTAAGAGTACCCATCCTGGCGTAGAAATAGTTTCTTTGAACATtttattgcatacatttgggggaTAGAAGAATATAAGTCAAAAACGAATTGAGACGAACAGTGTGTGTGTTCCTCGGTTCGCGggttcgatgtttttttttaatttgcgtAAGTACCAATAGCTTTGCGATGCGAATAAGGATCGATCGACGACAAGAAACGGTTGTTTAAAGCAGTGTCTCAATATCTTATCGCATATATCATGGACCAATCAGGAACTTTTATTTCGTGAATGGAAAAAAATGGGTTCATTCGTTCCCATTCTAAGTCAAAATATATAGCGTTATGTTTTTGTTCTAATGCACAATATCTGCGACAGTGGAACAATTCAAAGGCAAAAACCTATTTGCACTAGTCCTGCATACGGCGACGGCGATGTATCATCACATCATAGTATTCCCATGCATGTTAGGCAGGTTTTTGTGATAAAAACAAGTTAGATCACGTGGCAATTGTTAAAGGGTAACACGCTTTACATGAGTTCTACGAGCCCGCGTAAGTAGAATGCAAATATTTGTTTAGATATTACACACGGACACTATTCAATCACGCTTTACATCCAATGGATACCAACAATCATTTTCGACGTTTGAAATGTAAATGTTAATTTTTTACGCATGCATAAACATACAATTTACATAGGGCGTGAGAAAATTAGATACTTCAAGGTAACTTATATCTCGCAATCGAACACAGGCAGCACTGCGTTATGTTCATTCGGAACAGGCAGCACTGCGTTATGTTTATTGCGTATCTTGGGAGATAGGACAACTCGGTTGAACTTCTGAACAAAAGACGATGCAAAGAAAACGTTTCTTTTTCAATGTtgaaataaaactgaaactttTTACGTGTGCTTCTTtcattaatatatttattacctaGAGCTTACATTTCTCTCCTCATTTCACCATTACTGTTTATGACTTTACAAATAGTATTTCAATCAACCGGTTTGAGTGTAATAAATCGTGACAACACAAGCACTACGGCTATCGTTGACAGTACGAAGCACACCACAAACACGTAAAAGCTCTCCTCGGTGAAAACATCGGTAAAGGCAGGAATCTGATGGTACCAGTTCTCAATAATGGCCATGTGACCACCTCCTTTCAATTTTTTCTCCGGCATTTTCAAGTAACAGTAACTATAATCTACTGATTTTTGCTTTCCTTCCCTGTCTGCGTGTTCACCGTCGCTTGCCACCGCCAACCTTTTCGGACTTCGTTTTTATCGAGCTCGTGACGACTTCCTTCGGAGCCAGGCTAGATACGTGCTTATTACAGAGCTGCAATAGTTCCAGCGTAGAAAGATTTGCACCGTTCAATTcgattttcttcagttttgtctCGGCCTGAACCGATGGAATCAGTTGAAAGACTATCGATGGCTGCCGCCGGTCGCAAACTACTTCGGGTTTCAATAAGCAGGAAGGGttggttttaattattttggGTGACGATAGATGTTGAAGTAGTTCCCTAAAAAGAGGACATGTTTAGTCACACTTGATAATTCAAATAAGGCACGAATAATAATGCAAGTATGTTTTCTATTTTCTTTCCAGGGCCGGGTTTTAGCCCCGATAAGTCACGCTGGCGGAAATGTCGACAGAGCGGGAATTAACTCCCGGTGGACCCCCACAGATGCTTCCACTCTCGTATTCGGATTTAGCTAACCACATTCAGATGAACGGGGTCAACATCATCAGTAAAAATTTCAGCGGTATGTTTCTCGTCCAATGCATTAATATATTAGTTTCCCCAAACGGAAGCTTTTATTGTATTTTTAAAGAGAATCTTTTACtgtttatttaaaacaaattatTCGGGTTGGATGGTACTTTACGAACCTTTCCAAACTTTCAAATTATTAACTCTTGCACTGTTGGTAGCACTAATgtaatgtaacgattttttttcttctaaaaatgGTAAATTTTTCGATACTTCTGCACAAACTGGCAGATTATTTTCTTCTGAAGGCAACCATTCTGTGAACGATGATGAAAAATGTACGTATTTGACGTACGCCTGCGCATTCAACCGTTCCGCAGAAAATCCGTCGTACTACTTGACTGGTCATCGATTTTATGTTTCACAGGTATTTCACGCTTACCTGGTGGGAACTGCATTTTCCTGGAAAGGGTCAAATGTCACGGTAATCCTTTTCACTGCTTTCAAGTTAAGCATCTTCAATTGCTTCCCAATCGCGGAAAAAACCCCACCAGAACGGGTAAAGGTGCCGCTAAGTTTAATGGACATACTCGATAGCTATTTATGTTAATTAGTATTTTTCGTTTAGAAGGATCACTGTTACGAACAGTTTCATAACACGCGCGTACGAAGTTTTGTCATCGGGGACTTTtgaccagcgctgccaactagaCCGATTCATCGgtatttattccgatttttggaCACGAtaaaggaatacagatatgctttcTCAAAATAACGATATTTCAACTTTCAtgtagataaataccgattttcaatttttgtgttTGGTTCCGTAGGCGTAAACCAGGTTGAGCGATCTGTTTTTTTgcttgcaaaatcagtttcgtcactaaatcgatgtttgatttttcgagatttTACAGATTAAAAAAACAGTTGGCAGCTTTGCTTTTGACAGCAATCGATTATTCGTCGTTTTGACATTTGCTTACATTACTCGTCTAAAATGCACAATTGAAGCAACTCGTCTAAAAGCGTAATGGCAAATGGATGTCAACTACGatcacgacgtaaaatacactggtggcgaaTAAGACAGTTTTCGTTGTGTtgataattttctcacgaaattaagtatggcgcgccgaggttcaagcatgtaaacataaacaaacgaccagttcagatcgggatttcacttctaagttactccagttgtcgcgcagccttgCGAATATTTGGCACttattgaaaatctggacattttttcttcaagggcttgcaaggtaacgtcgaaatatagaaaattttacacacatccgattctgttcatttcgttggaggaaggatttggcggatcgcactgtggtatctattacagctattatggataatggagtgattgtgctgtgggtgacatttcaaatgcaggtgatgaaaacgattgaaacatcccggaacaaaacaccgcatttcactgtcaatattttcgcaaacagaatcaactctaaatattttcataaaagcaactcccgaaacgtcatttgtttatgattttcttcttcacgtctctctgttattccaaaataaaatgacaaccgcactaacacatagaaaaacgtgatcaccaggtattttacatcgtgggcAACTACGATGTAGAATTTACAATGGtgacagagttgccaggttatttttaaaaaaatctttcaaaacTTAAAtctatctggatttgtctgcacggaaaataaaaactacctattatttgacttctttttacataattttgagtacttcctttcattcgctccttcaattgttgtcaaaatacaaagagcaataccacccaacagcgagagtttcgttcaataagctaaaaataAAGCCAAAAAATCAAGATTCGTTTTCATGTTTCCCGTACAGTCGACAGTTGAAACTACAATATGTTTTAGGAAATGGAAATGTTTTTTCAGTGTTCTCTATTACCGTTCGCAGTAAATAGTTAACGATTCAGTCAGTAAATAATTTTTTGATACATTACGTGATTCCTATatataaaatttagaattcCTCTTCAAGTTATAGGATTTGTTCATAATCTTTGATTGATAAAACGCATACTCGGAGCCTAAGTGATAACTTTCTGCtttaaaaattctaaattactgaaattttgcttgctatcTTTGATATTGGAAATCTAACGCAAAACTAATTTTACCTGTAGCGCCATCcaagtttcattatttgaaccttTCTTAGGATGACAATTAAATTTTACACAAGCTGCTACGGAGAACTCATATAATTTCAACTGTTTTGTGGAATTTTAGGTTCTGTCACAATATTTGTTTCctcgaaaatgtaaaaaaaatattttgttttgtttcgtatAATCATTTTTGGTTTTATTAGATAATATGTTGACCAATATCGAGATCCGGAATTTGTTGCAGTTCGGTTGAGGTTATTTTGAACGCTAGAGGaacgaattcaaaattttactgtTTCTCATCAAAATTTCGTACATTTGGTTATTTGCGCATCTGTACGGTCCTACAAGTTACATTTCGTACGCGATGgataaaatcatttgaaaatacTCCCCTACctgtgaaacacaacgttagatcgcTCATACCGAATTCTTCATTGGAAGTAGAGGGCCTATAATCAGAGTAACAACAGCAATTCGTTTGGAATGATAGCTTTATttgaaacgagcaaacgacctatcTTTACATAGTACTGTAAAGCTATCGAAATTGACTATATTTTAGATAaaacgttttgaatttttgcCAACATTGCGGATGACACTGGTTATAGACACTCTTGCTGGAAGTATTTAAATATATGTACTCTTTCAACACTCATAGGTGCAATTTACAATTAACATTTCTTTTTTCAATTAGAATTGTTCAGTTTAAACTTTTGACGCTGTAGGAAATTTCCAGGAGCATTTAAAGTATTATCAAAAATGGACTGGTCTATCAAGTAATTTAACCATGGACTGGTAAAAGTGCAGAACACCTTCTTTACGACGATTACCGTCAATCAAACTTTTTTAATAATCGAAGTCGATGAGTACTAGTGCATATTACCAAAGTGATCGCGCGACACGCGTTATATAAATGCATTTGTATTCAATCTATATCTCGAGAAGATACgtgaattctgtataaaatgttcaaaacgacgaatgtaacaatgagagattctctttgtttactttctctttcgattattgcgaaacattcctgcttttttcggtaatttcttcagtgcaaattcaaaaatgatagctttagttattattatcggtaaatagttggagtgaaggattgctaagaataccgtaataatcgaaagagaaagtaaacaaagataatctctcattgttacattcgtcgttttgaacatttcatacagaattataattatgtcagctgtttttcaaaggagGGCGAAACCAACCAAAAAAGCAAATAGAGAAAAACGACGATGGAAGTTTCGAATTTGGTTTCAATTCCTATTTAGAAATCGTTGTATATTCCTCAGATCAGTTTTTGATAAGTCgatgaattattgatttatCTCTAAAAGGTATGCACATTTTGCGCTTTCCTTCTATATCAACtggataaatcaacataaaaagagtttcgctctttttcgatttgtttacgatATGAAACGCATGAATTACGCTTTCGTGTATTTTTCATGAAACTGATTTGTTTTCGGGATCAAGACAAAGCCTAAAATGACGAAAAGGAAACAGTTTCGTCCTTCCTTGAAATATCGTTCTgtttgttgacatggagcacAAAGGGCGAAACTTTTGTTCGATTCGCCCTTCTTAGAAAAACAGTTTATGTTTTCATGTAAAAGTGACATGATCTATTTTTCGAGTGTAACGCGGTCTCACCCTGCACCAAACAGACTTTGGTTTTTGCTTTGTGTTCGGAACTCGTCTAAAATGTTCCCGTTGTAATGTTGCTGCCCCTGGT comes from Malaya genurostris strain Urasoe2022 chromosome 3, Malgen_1.1, whole genome shotgun sequence and encodes:
- the LOC131439555 gene encoding uncharacterized protein LOC131439555, producing MPEKKLKGGGHMAIIENWYHQIPAFTDVFTEESFYVFVVCFVLSTIAVVLVLSRFITLKPVD
- the LOC131439553 gene encoding uncharacterized protein LOC131439553, with the protein product MSIKLSGTFTRSGGVFSAIGKQLKMLNLKAVKRITVTFDPFQENAVPTRELLQHLSSPKIIKTNPSCLLKPEVVCDRRQPSIVFQLIPSVQAETKLKKIELNGANLSTLELLQLCNKHVSSLAPKEVVTSSIKTKSEKVGGGKRR